A DNA window from uncultured Methanoregula sp. contains the following coding sequences:
- a CDS encoding type B DNA-directed DNA polymerase codes for MWIFDSAYRSGGVDLWCKAGSVRVSHQEYDPPFYLYLPDPDAYHPMITALEEEYRAEACTFRTIFGKREGYKIFAGRTVAEAIEHQTGYAAQIFNADIRKDQCFMAENGIVPCCNDIGNRFSPDISHDLKWIEIRIPGHPDRAGTFTEMDVVHEQNEHLAGSEREVLSDLFALIDACDPDVILMPHADRWMAVLQARTRALDLSLNISRTGRYRTIGSRSYWSYGRVEHKDAALIPDGRILIDTEQSLVYREGGLSGVLLAARLSGISPNLASRFTPGTLISGYETYEAVRRGIVVPFRKSDAEALRKFALLRGADRGGMMFQPEAGIFFDVDEIDFTSMYPSIIVLANLSPETIGNPETEGFLPTALAPLLDLRKTVKQRKRSDPGAAGIDAILKWMLVTCFGYTGYKNAKFGRIEVHEAITRRSREILLQTKDIAEEMGFTVLHGIVDCLWVQGPSVPALQERICRETGLDAETEHFNWLVFLPLNDGFGAYNRYYGRQPDGSVKVRGIAARRHDTPGYIRKMQGDMLTVMGRAKTRAELETMWDEVCRIYRTAVAELPAAPAQEMIISRRISRLRYAHRCIEGAAVEAYRECGADIAPGMKIQYVVRDARTYNVAPVWSAGDFDIPYYRDLLERAWTEIAYAFREGRAERERTSRIAGLPHHQDITGRQRCNIPCRQVSGR; via the coding sequence ATGTGGATATTTGACTCGGCTTACCGCAGCGGGGGCGTGGATCTGTGGTGCAAAGCGGGATCGGTACGGGTGAGCCACCAGGAGTACGATCCCCCGTTCTACCTGTATCTTCCCGATCCGGACGCATACCACCCCATGATTACCGCACTGGAGGAAGAGTACCGGGCAGAGGCCTGCACATTCAGGACAATCTTTGGAAAACGCGAAGGGTACAAAATTTTTGCAGGACGGACCGTAGCTGAAGCAATCGAGCACCAGACAGGATATGCTGCGCAGATCTTCAATGCAGACATCAGGAAGGATCAGTGCTTCATGGCCGAGAACGGGATCGTTCCCTGCTGTAATGATATCGGCAATCGCTTCTCACCCGATATCTCCCATGACCTGAAATGGATAGAGATACGGATCCCCGGCCACCCGGACCGGGCCGGTACTTTTACTGAGATGGACGTTGTCCACGAGCAGAACGAACATCTTGCCGGATCCGAGCGGGAGGTACTGTCAGATCTCTTCGCGCTGATTGATGCGTGCGACCCGGATGTGATTCTCATGCCCCACGCTGATCGCTGGATGGCGGTACTGCAGGCACGGACCCGTGCGCTGGACCTTTCCCTGAACATAAGCCGGACGGGCAGATACCGCACCATCGGTTCGCGCTCGTACTGGAGTTACGGGAGAGTGGAACACAAGGACGCAGCACTCATCCCCGACGGCAGGATACTGATCGATACCGAGCAGTCGCTTGTGTACCGGGAGGGAGGACTCTCCGGTGTGCTCCTGGCAGCCAGGCTTTCTGGGATCTCCCCCAATCTCGCATCTCGGTTCACCCCGGGTACACTCATCTCCGGTTACGAGACCTATGAAGCGGTGCGAAGAGGTATCGTGGTACCGTTCCGCAAGAGCGATGCCGAAGCACTGCGGAAATTTGCCCTGCTCAGGGGCGCGGATCGGGGCGGGATGATGTTCCAGCCGGAAGCCGGGATCTTTTTTGACGTGGATGAGATCGATTTCACCTCGATGTATCCCTCGATCATCGTTCTCGCGAACCTGTCACCGGAGACCATCGGAAATCCGGAAACAGAGGGATTTCTTCCCACTGCCCTTGCACCGTTGCTTGACCTGAGAAAAACGGTAAAACAGCGGAAACGCTCCGACCCGGGTGCAGCGGGTATCGATGCCATCCTCAAATGGATGCTCGTTACCTGCTTCGGCTATACCGGATACAAGAATGCAAAATTCGGGAGGATCGAAGTCCACGAGGCTATAACCAGGAGATCCCGGGAGATTCTTCTGCAGACAAAAGATATTGCCGAGGAGATGGGATTTACGGTGCTGCACGGGATCGTGGACTGCCTCTGGGTGCAGGGACCCTCCGTACCGGCATTGCAGGAGCGCATCTGCCGGGAGACTGGCCTTGACGCCGAAACCGAGCATTTCAACTGGCTGGTCTTCCTCCCCCTCAATGACGGGTTTGGGGCATACAACCGCTATTACGGCCGGCAGCCGGATGGGAGCGTGAAAGTCAGGGGGATTGCAGCACGACGGCACGACACCCCCGGTTACATCAGGAAGATGCAGGGCGATATGCTTACCGTCATGGGCCGGGCAAAAACCCGGGCTGAACTGGAAACGATGTGGGACGAAGTCTGCAGGATATACCGGACCGCTGTTGCAGAACTCCCTGCGGCTCCTGCGCAGGAGATGATCATCAGCCGGAGGATAAGCCGGCTCCGGTACGCACACCGCTGCATCGAAGGCGCTGCGGTTGAGGCATATCGGGAGTGCGGGGCGGATATAGCGCCGGGCATGAAGATCCAGTACGTTGTGCGCGATGCACGTACATACAACGTTGCTCCGGTCTGGAGTGCCGGGGATTTTGACATCCCGTACTACCGGGATCTCCTGGAGCGGGCCTGGACCGAGATCGCGTATGCATTCCGCGAGGGGCGGGCAGAGAGGGAGCGCACGTCCCGGATTGCGGGCCTGCCCCATCACCAGGATATCACCGGCAGGCAAAGATGTAATATCCCCTGCCGCCAAGTATCCGGCAGATAA
- a CDS encoding flagellin, giving the protein MQGRTHDSAFTGLEAAVVLIAFVVVSAVFSYVVLNTGFFVTQKSQDVIYSAVAQSDSAMGPIGGVYGVTNPGSGQLVKINFSCRLAFGTTPIDFSRVTIVYNNGTLLETLRMDPATYNPAGCQTNSGTWAVYQRINSQNANNQLGSGEEFMVSACPSEPPVKDDTIHLEVRPPNGVAMDLTRSVGSLGGSVTRLH; this is encoded by the coding sequence ATGCAGGGGCGGACACACGATTCAGCGTTTACCGGCCTTGAGGCTGCAGTGGTCCTCATCGCCTTCGTGGTTGTCTCGGCCGTGTTCTCGTACGTTGTTCTCAACACAGGATTCTTCGTAACCCAGAAAAGCCAGGACGTCATTTACTCGGCGGTTGCCCAGTCTGATTCGGCAATGGGGCCGATCGGGGGCGTCTATGGCGTCACGAACCCGGGCTCAGGGCAGCTGGTGAAGATCAACTTCTCGTGCCGGCTCGCATTCGGGACCACGCCTATCGACTTCAGCCGCGTGACGATCGTCTACAACAACGGGACCCTGCTCGAGACCCTCCGCATGGACCCGGCCACCTACAACCCGGCAGGGTGCCAGACAAACTCGGGGACATGGGCGGTGTACCAGCGGATCAACAGCCAGAATGCCAACAACCAGCTCGGGTCGGGCGAGGAATTCATGGTCAGTGCCTGCCCCTCCGAACCCCCGGTCAAAGACGATACCATCCACCTTGAAGTCCGGCCACCAAACGGGGTTGCCATGGATCTCACCCGATCGGTCGGGAGCCTCGGGGGATCCGTCACCCGCCTCCACTGA